GTCGACTCCAAGGTCGTGATGGCGCAAGGCGGGGCCGCGGGCCCGGACGCCAAGGATACGGACAAGGCGGAAACCTACCTCAACGCACACTCGGCCGGGACGGGGGCGTTTGCCCTGGACTCGTACGTCCCGAACCAGGAGATCGCGATGGTGAAGAACCCCAACTATTGGCGGGGGCCGTCGTCGCTTGACCGGGTCGTCGTCAGGAACATCATCGAACCGAGCGCGCAGGCGCTCATGGTGCAAAAGGGCGACATCGACATCGCGGTCAACATTCAGGCCGACCAGGCGCGTCAGCTCCGGCACGTCAGTGGCGTCGTCGTGAAGTCGAGCCCCGAGCTCAACGTCGTAAACATCATCATCAACGCCAACCCGCAGATCAGCGGGCCGTTCGCCAACCCGAAGGTGCGCGAAGCGATCCGGTACGCGATCGACTACCAGGGCGTGATGGCGCTGACCGCGCCGGGCTCCCGGAGGTCGGCCGGCATCATCCCCCCGAGCTTCCCCGGCGCGCGGCCGGTGAGCGAGGCGATCAAGACCGATAAGCAGCGCGCTCGGGCCCTCCTGCAGCAGGCGAACCTCACGAACCTCGAGGGCACGTTCTTCTACTCGAGCACGTACGCGGGGTTCGGCCTCGACCTCGGGATCCTGGCTCAGAAGATTCAGCGGGACCTGGCCGCCATCGGGATCAAGCTCAATATCGCCGACGAGCCGTACGCCACCGAGGTCACGCAGTACCGGCAGGGCAAGCTGTCTATGGGCATCGGCGGCTGGCTCGCCGATTACATGGACCGCAGCGACTATCTCGTCTTCCTCCCCGGGCGGACCGTCGGTCATCGGCTTCAGTGGGAAACGGATTCGAGCCCGGAGGCCCAGGCGATCACGAAACTTGGACAGCAGGCGGAGACTGAAACCGATGCCGCAAAGGCAGACGCGCTGTACCAGCAGGTCGACCGGCGGCTCTCGACGGATGGACCCTACATCCCGCTGTATCAGCCGGCCGTGTCAATCGCGTACCGGTCCAACCTCAAGGGAGTGACGTACACGACCGGCTGGTATATTGACTACTCGACGATCACGAAGAGCTGATCGCGTCACGGGCGCGGCGAGCCGCAGGGGACCGGACGGCGGGCGGGGAGTGCGCCCGCATCGATCGCCGCGGGTCAGCCCCGCCACGCGTGCGGGCGCGGCGCAGGGGGGGCTGCGCCGTGCGGGAAGACCGTGACCGGGGAACCGCCGGGACGTCGCGCAGTGGGCCGGCGCGTCGCATCTGCGCCGTCAGCAGTATCTGAAGGGCGCCGAGTGCGCAGCCGCTGTGCTCTTCCGGCCGGCCGGCGCGTTGGAGGGAGAGTGGGGCGATGAGCCTTTCGAGCGGAGAAACGATCGCGCCGCGCGTGTCCAAGCGGGCGGCCAAGCAGGGCGCCGGGGACCGCGAGCGGCTGCTCGCGCTGGCGGAGGACCGCCGGGGCCTGGTGTCGCTCGGGCGCGGGGATCCAGACCTGCCGACGCCGCCCCACATCATCGGGGCTGCGAAGCGCGCCCTCGACGGCGGTGCGACCCACTACACACACTGGCAGGGCCGACCGGACCTCCGCGAAGCGATCGCCGAGAAGTGCCGGTGCGAGTACCGCGTCGACGTCAGCGCGGGCCAGGTGATCGTCACGGCGGGCGCGCAGGAAGCGATGTGGGCGACGTTGCTGCAGCCGGCCCCGGTCATACAGGAGGCGGCCTCGCGGATCGCGGCGGCGCTGTCCCGGGAGTAGGACATCGCACAGAGGAGATCGCGGACCGACAGCACGGCGCCTGCAAGACTTCGCCGTCAAAATTGGGGCCAACTGCGGTTTCGTCGCCACGACCTCGATATGTGCCTGGACGCGCACCTGACCAGTTAGGCGCAGACCCGCCGGCAGGCCGAAGGAAAAATATTTGCGCGGCGCCGCACTGCGGCGGCACGGATGCGATAAGACGAGAGGAGAGGAGCAATGGCGCGGACGACGCTGCTGATTCCTGGCCCCACGCCGCTGCCACCTGAAGTGCGGCGCGCGATGAACCGTCAGATGATCAATCACCGCGGTCCGGTGTTCGGCGGGATGGTTCGGGAGCTGCTCGACGGCCTCCGGACGATTTTCCAGACCTCGAACGACATCATGCCCCTGAACTCAACCGGCACCGGCGGGCTCGAAGCATCGATCGTGAA
The nucleotide sequence above comes from bacterium. Encoded proteins:
- a CDS encoding aminotransferase class I/II-fold pyridoxal phosphate-dependent enzyme, producing MSLSSGETIAPRVSKRAAKQGAGDRERLLALAEDRRGLVSLGRGDPDLPTPPHIIGAAKRALDGGATHYTHWQGRPDLREAIAEKCRCEYRVDVSAGQVIVTAGAQEAMWATLLQPAPVIQEAASRIAAALSRE
- a CDS encoding ABC transporter substrate-binding protein, with amino-acid sequence MLLNERSGLRMTRRQVLRTGAAASLAALGGGALSVADTRLAAAAPTQGKTLSVAMLLNINTLDPGRTLENATNNIDHVCYDALVTFAGEDLKTIRPSLATQWTMSPDGLTYTFTLRPNVKFVGGNPMTAADFKWSFERLINIKGNGAWLLDGVSSVDAPNPTTFVIKLAHPKPAQLAILTTPSLSPVDSKVVMAQGGAAGPDAKDTDKAETYLNAHSAGTGAFALDSYVPNQEIAMVKNPNYWRGPSSLDRVVVRNIIEPSAQALMVQKGDIDIAVNIQADQARQLRHVSGVVVKSSPELNVVNIIINANPQISGPFANPKVREAIRYAIDYQGVMALTAPGSRRSAGIIPPSFPGARPVSEAIKTDKQRARALLQQANLTNLEGTFFYSSTYAGFGLDLGILAQKIQRDLAAIGIKLNIADEPYATEVTQYRQGKLSMGIGGWLADYMDRSDYLVFLPGRTVGHRLQWETDSSPEAQAITKLGQQAETETDAAKADALYQQVDRRLSTDGPYIPLYQPAVSIAYRSNLKGVTYTTGWYIDYSTITKS